A genomic stretch from Telmatocola sphagniphila includes:
- a CDS encoding NAD(P)H-dependent oxidoreductase subunit E, translating into MKISILPRLHEIQHHHGYLPEQELLHLAGELNVPLYRIQELISFFPHFRPEWQKPPQVEVQICRDMSCHLKGSSDWIHSKEKGLAGLAKAGEVEIKGVSCLGRCDRAVACVVTRHDLSPTIHEELFAGLSLPEFREKLTQVIQGKNPAPTPDGPSKPGEPFRVDSSAWMIDLYAQGNLPPYTVARKFVEEFRKPIAPPQAGLSSKETTAYIEKVHPWLKVLEKSGLMGMGGAGVPAAKKWTDVWLESRAEKYIVANGDESEPATFKDRELILQKAHLLVEGMLLAGLMTNATAGIIFIRHEYPEQIQAARSAIEQARQVGICGKSILGTERDYDLEVFVSPGGYICGEQSALIEAIENKRAQPRNRPPELGTNGLWNCPTVVNNIETLSWTPAILHNGADWYINQNRAPYKGRRFFSISGDVHKPGVFEVPIGLTLGELIDLAGGVQGGELGAVATSGPSGGFLPASFRIAPNEAQPNPEPVSLRSLPLDLTVFRNKGRELKIGYDLMLGAGLVVYNNTRDMLQAARNAAQFFRNESCGKCVPCRIGSQKMVELGTGLLAEREDRKPQDMPDEDCTAPATSPGDIARTVKDMKRALELTSICGLGTSVSNPIASYLQFFAPKPEGERKSR; encoded by the coding sequence ATGAAGATTTCTATCCTACCTCGACTGCATGAGATTCAGCATCACCACGGCTATCTGCCGGAGCAAGAGCTGCTTCATTTGGCCGGTGAACTGAATGTTCCATTGTATCGCATTCAGGAACTCATCAGCTTCTTCCCGCATTTCCGGCCCGAATGGCAGAAACCGCCCCAGGTGGAAGTGCAGATCTGCCGGGATATGAGTTGCCATTTGAAGGGCAGTTCCGACTGGATTCATTCGAAAGAAAAAGGACTGGCCGGGCTGGCCAAAGCCGGGGAAGTGGAGATCAAAGGGGTCTCCTGTCTGGGTCGGTGTGATCGGGCGGTGGCCTGTGTAGTTACCCGGCACGATCTTTCGCCTACTATCCACGAAGAGTTATTCGCCGGGCTGAGCCTTCCGGAATTTCGCGAAAAACTCACTCAGGTCATTCAGGGTAAGAATCCCGCACCCACTCCCGATGGCCCTTCGAAACCGGGCGAGCCGTTCCGAGTCGATTCATCAGCCTGGATGATCGATCTCTATGCACAAGGCAACCTTCCGCCTTACACGGTCGCGCGTAAATTCGTCGAAGAGTTTCGGAAGCCAATAGCTCCACCCCAAGCGGGATTATCTTCCAAAGAGACCACGGCTTATATCGAGAAAGTGCACCCCTGGCTCAAGGTTCTCGAAAAATCGGGTCTGATGGGAATGGGCGGCGCGGGTGTACCGGCCGCCAAAAAATGGACCGATGTCTGGCTGGAATCGCGGGCGGAAAAGTACATCGTGGCCAACGGCGATGAAAGCGAACCGGCTACCTTCAAGGATCGGGAATTGATTCTGCAGAAAGCCCATCTGCTGGTCGAAGGGATGCTGCTGGCCGGGCTAATGACCAATGCCACGGCCGGGATTATTTTCATTCGGCACGAATATCCGGAGCAGATTCAGGCGGCCCGATCGGCGATTGAACAGGCCCGTCAGGTCGGGATTTGCGGTAAGTCGATTCTGGGAACCGAACGGGATTACGATCTGGAAGTTTTCGTCAGCCCCGGCGGCTATATCTGCGGCGAGCAATCGGCGCTCATTGAGGCCATTGAAAACAAACGAGCTCAGCCTCGAAATCGACCGCCGGAACTGGGCACCAACGGCCTGTGGAACTGTCCCACCGTCGTCAACAATATCGAAACACTTTCCTGGACGCCGGCCATTCTGCACAATGGGGCGGACTGGTACATCAATCAAAATCGAGCCCCGTACAAAGGACGGCGATTTTTCTCGATCAGCGGCGATGTGCATAAACCCGGAGTATTCGAAGTCCCCATCGGCCTGACGCTGGGCGAATTGATCGATCTGGCGGGGGGTGTCCAAGGCGGCGAACTTGGGGCCGTGGCTACTTCGGGTCCTTCGGGGGGATTTCTTCCTGCGAGCTTCCGGATCGCCCCGAACGAAGCTCAGCCGAACCCCGAGCCGGTGAGCCTTCGGAGTTTGCCGCTCGATCTGACAGTCTTTCGCAATAAAGGCCGCGAATTGAAAATCGGTTACGATTTGATGCTGGGGGCCGGACTGGTCGTCTATAACAATACCCGCGATATGCTGCAGGCCGCCCGCAATGCCGCGCAGTTTTTCCGCAACGAATCCTGTGGCAAATGCGTTCCCTGTCGGATCGGTTCGCAAAAGATGGTCGAACTGGGCACCGGCCTTCTGGCTGAGCGGGAGGACCGCAAGCCCCAGGATATGCCCGATGAAGATTGCACCGCCCCGGCGACTAGCCCGGGCGATATTGCCCGGACCGTTAAAGACATGAAGCGCGCTTTGGAGCTGACCTCGATCTGCGGATTGGGAACCTCGGTCAGTAATCCGATCGCCTCTTATTTGCAATTTTTCGCTCCCAAGCCCGAGGGCGAAAGAAAATCGCGCTGA
- a CDS encoding cytochrome c3 family protein, whose translation MKYSPGRERSDRYSKIRDYFQQPNGVQWWKRTLCVVALLTTVFWIAWGFVKARESNKPILDDFRFSHGPLASPHTTLNSECGACHKKFDSVAEFTSLSAIDIHKRWHSFDCSSCHAGPAEQKTYYAPHLESFVGKNNSGEQCSDCHRDHSGADASLVKIPDGNCLNCHRDLGSMAEFVKHSTPNIAKLAEHPNFRILKERNSHTANNYDRGLKFSHAQHLTPGMPISATQTGLFTLEKLKPSDRERYATADQLKLLQSADSKVLQQAVQLQCVSCHTSEPAPGQLKTDGAYMQPVKFEERCQACHALNTGPIQSRDFPTLKLPAIQLPHRLQRNDLASYLRAKIADVILHDSTSNPKPPINDRLDPRQKEVVQTFEEQVRKIQTTLERMIFDSGEHCAKCHTFQPANSEPRAIAPVNIPAVWLPQGRFNHASHKTMNCVLCHENKQPLFVDGKVDVTERGPVGIADFDSCRVCHSPKHFDEQRKQEVGGVRHDCVYCHRYHNGERGLSATETDRWNRLIPETSKSSAILQGRSETPKP comes from the coding sequence ATGAAGTACTCCCCCGGCCGGGAACGGTCGGATCGATACTCGAAAATCCGCGACTACTTCCAACAGCCCAACGGGGTGCAGTGGTGGAAGCGGACCTTGTGTGTAGTTGCGCTGCTGACGACCGTCTTCTGGATCGCCTGGGGGTTTGTAAAAGCCCGCGAAAGCAACAAACCCATTCTGGACGATTTTCGCTTCAGTCATGGGCCGCTAGCGAGTCCTCACACGACTCTTAACAGCGAATGCGGTGCCTGCCATAAAAAATTCGATTCCGTTGCGGAGTTCACCTCGCTCAGTGCCATCGATATTCACAAGCGCTGGCACAGCTTCGACTGTTCCAGTTGCCATGCAGGGCCCGCCGAGCAGAAAACTTATTACGCACCGCATCTCGAATCGTTTGTCGGAAAGAACAATTCCGGCGAGCAATGTTCTGACTGTCATCGCGACCATTCCGGAGCGGACGCGTCGCTGGTTAAGATTCCCGACGGCAACTGTCTAAACTGTCACCGCGATCTCGGATCGATGGCCGAGTTCGTGAAGCACTCGACGCCGAATATTGCGAAACTGGCCGAGCATCCCAATTTTCGAATCCTTAAAGAACGCAATAGCCACACTGCGAACAATTACGATCGCGGTCTGAAGTTCAGCCATGCACAGCATCTGACGCCCGGTATGCCGATCTCCGCCACTCAGACCGGTCTTTTCACACTCGAAAAATTGAAGCCCAGCGATCGCGAGCGGTATGCCACGGCCGATCAGCTTAAACTCTTGCAATCTGCAGATTCCAAAGTTCTGCAACAGGCCGTGCAATTGCAATGTGTTTCCTGCCACACCAGCGAACCGGCTCCCGGCCAGTTAAAAACCGATGGGGCGTACATGCAGCCGGTGAAGTTCGAGGAGCGCTGCCAGGCGTGCCACGCGCTCAATACCGGACCCATTCAAAGCCGCGATTTTCCCACGCTCAAGCTTCCGGCAATTCAGTTGCCGCATCGCTTGCAACGAAACGATCTGGCGTCTTACCTGCGGGCGAAAATCGCGGATGTCATTTTGCACGATTCCACGTCGAATCCGAAACCGCCGATTAATGATCGGCTCGATCCCCGGCAGAAAGAGGTCGTGCAAACTTTTGAAGAACAGGTGCGAAAAATCCAAACTACCCTGGAGCGGATGATTTTTGACAGCGGCGAACACTGCGCCAAATGCCACACCTTCCAGCCGGCCAACAGTGAACCCCGGGCGATCGCTCCGGTAAATATTCCTGCAGTCTGGCTGCCCCAGGGCCGGTTCAACCACGCTTCGCACAAAACGATGAATTGTGTCCTGTGTCACGAGAACAAGCAGCCGCTGTTCGTCGATGGAAAAGTGGATGTGACCGAACGCGGGCCAGTAGGTATCGCCGACTTCGATAGTTGCCGGGTCTGTCATTCACCGAAACATTTCGATGAACAGCGAAAGCAAGAAGTGGGCGGCGTCCGGCACGACTGCGTTTACTGCCATCGCTACCATAACGGCGAACGCGGACTATCGGCGACCGAAACAGACCGGTGGAATAGGCTGATCCCAGAGACTTCAAAATCATCCGCGATTCTTCAAGGTCGGAGCGAAACACCGAAACCATGA
- a CDS encoding multiheme c-type cytochrome: protein MLLRPTVSGLLIASLLIGVYFLIPSGLRAISSTPSPAGETTPISSKIHGAPTLFGSAGCSGSNCHSQSPADSQESPQSLWKSSQTIWTLKDPHAQSYETLLNAKSQAMMKRLYPNENHSAQQDLRCLACHANPLLVKTLESKTFTDEQVALLREGVSCEACHGAANAYRSEHVSWTDQTDREKAYSQFGLTRLYDWNVRAAQCAGCHVGAPASKDQPLRDVNHDFIAAGHPRLNFEFATYLRALPRHWSEKDRLQGNRPLPVGWEAVAWSAGATERAKAALGLLADRVERKPWPELAEFNCFSCHHDLKVAGWRPSSSGRLVWNTLFVPGHDFPGIQKTLQQGDTALLTREIAQALFLLKQPVKPLTVDALLQRLTQSQPLDWDTACQIYYALLVLKETQSLNDADKVALLNLLDQIQKILKLPRGPEVYNSPREYDPSPLPSLFGQALSLLKKGG from the coding sequence ATGCTTTTGCGACCGACTGTCAGCGGCTTGCTGATAGCCTCCCTGTTGATCGGGGTCTATTTCCTGATCCCCTCGGGTCTGCGCGCGATCTCCAGCACTCCCTCTCCTGCGGGCGAAACCACACCGATTTCTTCGAAAATTCATGGGGCTCCCACTCTTTTCGGTTCGGCGGGATGCAGCGGCAGCAACTGCCATAGCCAATCTCCTGCCGACAGCCAGGAAAGCCCTCAATCGCTCTGGAAAAGCAGCCAAACCATTTGGACGCTGAAGGATCCTCACGCCCAATCCTACGAAACACTTTTGAATGCCAAATCGCAGGCCATGATGAAACGCCTGTATCCGAATGAGAATCACTCGGCCCAGCAGGATCTTCGTTGCCTGGCCTGCCATGCCAATCCGCTCCTGGTCAAAACCCTGGAGTCGAAGACTTTTACGGACGAACAGGTCGCTTTATTACGAGAGGGCGTTTCCTGCGAGGCCTGTCATGGGGCGGCTAATGCCTACCGCTCGGAACATGTGAGCTGGACCGACCAGACCGATCGGGAAAAAGCGTATTCCCAATTCGGACTGACTCGCCTTTACGACTGGAATGTCCGAGCCGCCCAGTGTGCCGGTTGCCATGTCGGAGCGCCCGCCAGTAAAGATCAGCCTTTACGAGACGTGAATCACGATTTTATTGCCGCCGGGCATCCTCGGTTGAACTTCGAATTCGCGACTTATTTGCGGGCTTTACCAAGGCATTGGTCGGAAAAAGATCGACTGCAGGGTAACCGACCTCTACCCGTTGGGTGGGAAGCCGTCGCCTGGTCGGCCGGAGCAACGGAACGTGCCAAAGCGGCGTTAGGATTGCTTGCGGATCGAGTGGAAAGGAAGCCCTGGCCGGAGTTGGCGGAATTCAATTGCTTCTCCTGCCATCACGACCTCAAGGTGGCCGGCTGGCGACCATCGAGTTCGGGAAGGTTAGTTTGGAATACTCTTTTTGTACCTGGCCACGATTTTCCAGGTATTCAAAAGACTCTGCAACAAGGAGATACCGCTTTGCTGACAAGGGAAATCGCCCAGGCTCTATTCCTCCTGAAGCAGCCGGTTAAGCCTTTGACAGTCGACGCACTCCTGCAGCGTCTTACCCAATCGCAGCCCCTCGATTGGGATACTGCTTGCCAGATCTACTACGCCCTGCTTGTGTTAAAAGAGACTCAATCGCTGAACGACGCAGACAAAGTGGCTCTTCTCAACCTGCTCGACCAAATTCAAAAGATTCTGAAGCTGCCGCGCGGCCCGGAAGTCTACAACAGTCCCCGGGAATACGATCCCAGCCCACTGCCCAGCTTATTTGGCCAAGCACTTTCCCTTCTGAAAAAAGGGGGTTGA
- a CDS encoding cytochrome c family protein, with translation MLSAIWLGPPSSAVHAQQNPPLLTKLDEFGAINCVGCHGSKDGPSFKAYSEGPLKSGKFIFLNEYEIWDKHDYHSKAFLNIDPKTSPLAKKMQDTLKYNPTEDKRCLACHATARVKDAAIKELPNIKMTGSDSWFSTTSGVSCESCHGHAKSWFGEHFLEGWRKTAVNEKADKGLNDLRDPEIRTKKCLSCHVGNQQEGKFVTHEMFAAGHPPLPAFEVATFLASQPRHYYTARENQGLRNLEKDPQFKTWEIFHYRSGELAEARNVAIGSVVTFQETIKLFLDDPKKNNSLDFSNMNCYACHHELKIPSDRQAAGFPGVPGRPLIRPTSVELFEAVASCVDPEGYPVFQQKLDTALKEFQKGFDNAPFGDPKVFKSADVMLSGLSTEVLEKVKATKFDTSKSEELFRKLLDRVDERANKSKVYLDHDTARQLIWALEVVRKDLKESGLVKYSVTDDKVQAIFGKVFSLNIRDLNSTDSNKAPLAEMVKPRMSAIENFPLNEFREAFSVYQKLFP, from the coding sequence GTGCTAAGCGCGATTTGGCTTGGTCCGCCGAGTTCGGCCGTGCACGCTCAGCAGAATCCACCCTTGCTGACGAAGCTGGATGAATTCGGGGCCATCAACTGCGTTGGCTGTCACGGCAGCAAGGACGGCCCGAGCTTCAAAGCCTATTCCGAAGGGCCTCTCAAAAGTGGCAAGTTCATTTTTTTGAACGAATACGAAATTTGGGATAAGCACGATTACCATTCGAAGGCCTTCCTGAACATCGATCCAAAAACGAGTCCGCTTGCCAAAAAGATGCAGGACACTCTCAAATACAACCCGACGGAAGACAAGCGCTGCCTGGCCTGCCACGCCACAGCCCGAGTGAAAGATGCCGCGATCAAAGAGCTTCCGAACATCAAAATGACCGGATCAGATTCCTGGTTCAGCACCACTTCGGGAGTCAGTTGCGAGAGTTGTCACGGGCACGCGAAAAGTTGGTTCGGCGAACACTTCCTGGAGGGCTGGCGCAAAACGGCCGTGAACGAGAAAGCCGATAAAGGTTTAAACGATCTCCGCGACCCTGAAATTCGAACGAAAAAATGCCTTTCCTGCCATGTCGGTAATCAGCAGGAAGGGAAGTTCGTCACGCACGAGATGTTTGCGGCCGGGCATCCGCCCCTGCCCGCATTTGAAGTGGCCACTTTCCTGGCATCTCAGCCGCGACACTATTACACGGCTCGGGAAAATCAGGGTTTGCGGAACCTAGAGAAAGATCCTCAATTCAAAACCTGGGAAATTTTCCATTACCGCTCGGGCGAGTTGGCCGAAGCTCGCAATGTGGCGATTGGCTCCGTGGTGACGTTCCAGGAAACGATTAAACTCTTCCTCGACGATCCCAAGAAGAATAACTCGCTCGATTTCTCCAATATGAATTGTTATGCCTGCCACCACGAATTGAAGATCCCTAGCGATCGGCAGGCCGCTGGATTCCCGGGAGTACCGGGCCGACCTTTGATCCGCCCGACTTCGGTCGAACTGTTCGAGGCCGTGGCTTCTTGCGTCGATCCCGAAGGGTATCCGGTTTTCCAGCAGAAACTGGACACCGCGTTGAAAGAGTTTCAGAAAGGTTTCGATAACGCTCCGTTTGGCGATCCAAAGGTTTTTAAATCTGCTGATGTCATGCTGAGTGGTCTTAGCACGGAAGTTCTAGAGAAAGTCAAAGCAACGAAATTCGATACATCGAAAAGTGAAGAGTTGTTCCGAAAATTGCTCGATCGGGTCGACGAGCGCGCCAATAAATCGAAAGTCTATCTCGATCACGATACGGCCCGTCAGCTGATCTGGGCTCTGGAAGTCGTGCGTAAGGATTTGAAAGAGAGTGGTCTGGTGAAATATTCCGTGACCGATGATAAAGTGCAGGCGATCTTCGGTAAAGTCTTCTCGCTGAATATTCGGGACCTCAACTCGACGGATTCGAATAAGGCCCCGTTGGCGGAGATGGTGAAACCTCGCATGAGCGCCATCGAGAACTTTCCCTTAAACGAATTCCGCGAAGCGTTCAGCGTTTATCAGAAGCTGTTTCCGTAA
- a CDS encoding cyclic nucleotide-binding domain-containing protein encodes MEEEYYLGGSLRDEESLFSRGEDGRLIRREEARRDQFEKECSIFIDGHEVKITEAVPVTDRLGNILYDGEGEPIPRLTTIYDAAQKLVKDGIWAKEELQKRIPLLCHQSHLTPIAVCRMCSVHICKISTDNQGVPKKDAEGKEVKKSERKLYAACHHPAIPNQNTIMRVTTRVGPEQPNDEEKRASESVRNSTSLLAELLAADHLPASSANEDRFYNELREVHKNTRPEPVPEGATVPRPRFLSNPGIEQSKNLGRNAVLHPKSRPLKSDHGELPYASKALSLIQVDHDRCILCDRCVRSCTDVREFKIIGHTGKGYRTRISFDLDEVMNESGCVQCGECMTSCPTGALMLNRRAAPDWKEPGLGKIDIDPAKPLPPATPQGRFPSAQEMRTLSVPYVEKQLTGSEAEKLRYFQPFKGIPFAYLRWNEGAVVEREFDRETTLCVQNEYGSTAFILLAGEFEVKIALPNGEKKFPVKAGESLILGELACLSNRPRAASIVAKVQNGVRPRVLEVRRNMLSMLLRNQSDRQVLAKVYRQHAISDTLRNNSLFRELSEADRREAESLFLNSKAVLMRRQPGECLVAQGAPASYLYLIRFGFVKVTKRDFEREETIAVLRENDYFGEIALISEHPLLRDEIKKYGIEVDRRTASCFALDDVEVLRVPRDAFESYCKINQNFAERLAKKSLERVRPTPARDRKAIELLDSYVDQGLYQAQNILVLDLERCTRCDECTKACSDAHGPGANGLSHSRLLREGARFGNFLVATACRSCHMPYCMNDCPVDAIHRGKESLEIRIENHCIGCGLCERNCPYGSIQMVPNPDVKAKALPGATGLIAQPSRKALNCDLCQGLIDRGEDTFCVHACPHEAAFRFTDSRATQSGGREERAGEKLMRLVTEKTRR; translated from the coding sequence ATGGAAGAAGAATATTATCTCGGTGGCAGTCTTCGCGATGAGGAGTCGCTGTTTTCGCGCGGCGAAGATGGCCGGCTGATTCGCCGGGAGGAGGCACGCCGGGATCAGTTCGAAAAAGAATGTTCCATTTTCATCGACGGCCACGAAGTCAAAATCACCGAGGCCGTGCCGGTTACGGATCGCTTGGGCAATATCCTCTACGACGGTGAAGGAGAACCGATCCCCCGTCTAACCACGATTTACGATGCCGCGCAAAAACTGGTGAAAGATGGGATCTGGGCCAAAGAGGAACTTCAAAAGCGCATCCCGTTGCTGTGCCATCAATCGCACCTGACACCCATCGCGGTTTGCCGCATGTGCTCCGTTCACATCTGCAAAATTTCGACCGATAATCAAGGCGTACCCAAAAAGGATGCCGAAGGCAAAGAGGTCAAAAAGTCGGAACGCAAACTCTACGCGGCCTGCCATCACCCGGCCATTCCCAACCAAAATACGATCATGCGGGTGACGACCCGCGTGGGTCCCGAACAGCCCAACGACGAGGAAAAACGGGCTTCCGAAAGCGTCCGAAATTCGACCAGTCTACTCGCGGAACTTTTGGCCGCCGATCATCTACCGGCCAGTAGCGCTAATGAGGATCGCTTCTACAACGAATTGCGCGAGGTGCACAAAAACACCCGGCCGGAACCCGTTCCAGAAGGGGCGACTGTTCCGAGACCGCGCTTCCTCAGTAATCCCGGGATCGAGCAGTCGAAAAATCTCGGACGCAATGCTGTCCTGCACCCCAAATCTCGTCCCTTGAAATCGGATCACGGCGAACTGCCGTATGCCTCTAAAGCCCTGAGTCTGATTCAAGTCGATCACGACCGCTGTATCCTTTGCGACCGCTGCGTGCGTTCCTGTACCGATGTTCGAGAATTCAAGATCATCGGTCATACCGGGAAAGGGTATCGAACCCGCATCAGTTTCGATCTCGATGAGGTCATGAACGAATCGGGTTGCGTGCAATGCGGCGAGTGCATGACTTCCTGCCCGACGGGAGCGCTGATGCTCAATCGCCGGGCTGCCCCCGACTGGAAAGAGCCGGGACTGGGAAAAATTGATATCGACCCGGCCAAGCCGTTACCTCCCGCAACTCCTCAAGGTCGCTTTCCCAGTGCCCAGGAGATGCGAACGCTCTCCGTACCCTATGTGGAGAAGCAATTAACCGGAAGCGAAGCCGAGAAACTCCGTTATTTCCAGCCATTTAAAGGCATCCCTTTCGCCTATCTGCGTTGGAACGAAGGGGCGGTGGTCGAACGGGAATTCGATCGCGAAACCACTCTCTGCGTGCAAAACGAATATGGCTCCACGGCTTTCATCCTGCTCGCGGGCGAGTTTGAGGTGAAAATTGCCCTTCCGAATGGCGAGAAGAAGTTCCCCGTGAAAGCGGGCGAATCGCTGATTCTGGGCGAATTGGCCTGTCTTTCCAATCGGCCTCGCGCCGCCTCCATCGTGGCCAAAGTCCAGAATGGTGTACGGCCGCGTGTTCTCGAAGTACGCCGGAATATGCTGTCGATGCTGTTGCGCAATCAATCCGACCGGCAGGTACTGGCTAAAGTCTACCGACAGCATGCCATCAGCGATACCTTGCGGAACAATTCCCTTTTCCGGGAACTTTCCGAAGCAGATCGCCGGGAGGCCGAAAGTCTGTTTTTGAATTCCAAGGCCGTGTTGATGCGGCGACAACCGGGGGAATGTCTGGTCGCGCAGGGAGCCCCGGCCAGCTATCTCTATCTGATCCGGTTTGGTTTTGTCAAAGTCACCAAGCGCGATTTCGAGCGCGAAGAAACCATAGCCGTTCTGCGCGAAAACGATTACTTCGGCGAAATCGCTCTGATTTCCGAGCATCCGCTACTGCGGGACGAAATTAAAAAATATGGCATCGAAGTCGATCGGCGTACGGCGTCCTGCTTCGCTCTGGACGATGTCGAAGTCCTGCGCGTTCCCCGGGATGCCTTTGAAAGCTATTGCAAAATCAACCAGAACTTTGCCGAACGGCTGGCGAAGAAATCGCTCGAGCGGGTTCGACCGACACCGGCCCGCGATCGCAAAGCGATAGAACTGCTGGACAGTTACGTCGATCAGGGTCTCTATCAGGCCCAGAACATCCTCGTGCTCGATCTGGAGCGCTGTACTCGCTGCGATGAATGTACGAAGGCCTGCTCCGATGCCCACGGTCCGGGTGCCAATGGTCTGAGCCATAGCCGTTTGCTTCGCGAAGGAGCTCGCTTCGGGAACTTCCTGGTGGCGACCGCCTGCCGATCCTGTCACATGCCGTACTGCATGAATGACTGCCCGGTGGATGCCATTCATCGTGGTAAGGAAAGTCTCGAAATTCGAATCGAAAATCATTGCATCGGTTGCGGCTTATGCGAACGCAACTGCCCTTACGGTTCGATTCAAATGGTTCCCAATCCGGATGTGAAAGCGAAAGCTCTTCCGGGAGCTACCGGCCTCATTGCCCAGCCGTCTCGCAAGGCCTTGAACTGCGATCTCTGCCAGGGCTTGATCGATCGCGGAGAAGATACCTTCTGTGTACACGCCTGCCCGCACGAAGCGGCCTTCCGCTTCACCGATTCCCGGGCGACACAGTCGGGTGGCCGGGAAGAACGAGCCGGGGAGAAGCTAATGCGTCTGGTCACAGAAAAAACGCGGCGATAG
- a CDS encoding cytochrome c family protein, translating to MVRKLSSLGIPLLLLVLGAVLSFRSDEVDGGEPPSASSANSHFSILGSSSCASSGCHGGGKPRNLGSEWNTWIDSDPHAKAYRILFNETSVRMARNLNLRDSQNRIVPAHENMTCLKCHSPQATESSAHADGVGCESCHGPAGKYGTVHYLDFWKNLTVEEKAKQYGLLATKNIDFRIQQCATCHVGNAEQDVDHNLIAAGHPRLLFEYSSFQHSPNYTPHWKEKTSNFEIRSWILGQIAIAKATLELTEARALKKTNWPEFGEFNCQSCHHKIDDANFASISKSTGMSPWNDWAFAMLPVIGTALSTKSEQLPELKSLEQLRKTMNEKPTDTQTILALTPQALQELECWSRILTAANSVRLENLPALKSAIAADILNADSRTLRSPDWESRMQHFLALAQLQYASGQKLSPELNAVFEKIRNQLKYQTGTNAPRSVPVEEQTQAWNALQNTLTPKP from the coding sequence TTGGTACGCAAGCTGTCGAGTCTGGGCATTCCCTTGCTTCTACTGGTTTTGGGAGCTGTGCTGAGCTTTCGTTCCGATGAGGTCGATGGTGGCGAACCACCGTCCGCCTCCTCAGCCAACTCCCACTTCTCGATTTTGGGATCCTCCTCCTGTGCCAGTTCCGGTTGTCACGGCGGCGGTAAGCCTCGAAACCTGGGGAGTGAATGGAATACCTGGATCGATAGCGACCCTCACGCGAAGGCCTATCGCATTCTGTTCAATGAAACCTCGGTACGCATGGCTCGCAATCTCAACTTGCGGGATTCCCAGAACCGAATTGTTCCCGCTCATGAAAATATGACCTGTCTGAAATGTCATTCGCCCCAGGCGACCGAGTCCTCGGCTCATGCGGACGGCGTCGGCTGCGAAAGTTGCCACGGCCCCGCCGGGAAATATGGCACCGTGCACTATCTCGACTTCTGGAAAAATCTGACCGTCGAGGAAAAGGCCAAACAGTACGGTCTACTCGCGACCAAGAATATCGATTTCCGCATTCAGCAGTGTGCGACCTGCCACGTCGGCAACGCCGAGCAGGATGTCGATCATAATCTGATTGCCGCCGGGCATCCGAGACTGCTATTTGAATATAGCAGCTTCCAGCATTCACCGAACTACACCCCGCACTGGAAAGAAAAAACCAGCAATTTCGAAATCCGATCTTGGATACTCGGCCAGATCGCAATTGCAAAAGCGACTCTTGAACTCACTGAGGCGAGGGCACTCAAGAAAACGAATTGGCCGGAGTTCGGCGAGTTCAACTGCCAATCCTGCCATCACAAGATAGATGATGCAAATTTTGCTTCTATTTCCAAATCGACGGGAATGTCGCCCTGGAATGACTGGGCATTCGCTATGCTCCCGGTGATCGGTACAGCTTTGAGTACCAAATCGGAACAATTGCCGGAATTGAAATCGCTCGAACAATTGCGGAAGACGATGAATGAAAAACCGACCGATACCCAGACGATTCTGGCACTTACCCCACAGGCACTTCAGGAATTGGAGTGTTGGTCCCGAATCCTGACAGCCGCCAACTCGGTTCGCCTTGAGAATCTACCCGCTCTCAAATCTGCAATCGCAGCGGACATTTTGAATGCCGATTCACGGACTTTGCGCTCACCCGATTGGGAGAGCCGGATGCAACACTTCCTGGCTCTGGCTCAGTTGCAATACGCTTCAGGGCAAAAGCTCAGTCCCGAGTTGAACGCAGTATTCGAGAAAATTCGTAACCAGTTGAAGTATCAGACGGGAACCAACGCTCCCCGTTCCGTGCCCGTCGAAGAGCAGACACAAGCCTGGAACGCGCTCCAAAATACCCTGACCCCGAAACCATGA